The Lysobacter gummosus genome includes a region encoding these proteins:
- a CDS encoding DUF6165 family protein yields the protein MSEILVPVSFGELLDKISILQIKSERMSDEAKLANVRNELTALERTWMAHPAAGSDIVRLRAELKAVNERLWVIEDDIRIKEKAQEFDAEFIRLARSVYVENDVRARVKKEINLALGSTYVEEKSYQDYGTGAF from the coding sequence ATGTCCGAAATCCTGGTCCCGGTGTCCTTTGGCGAACTGCTGGACAAGATCTCGATCCTGCAGATCAAGTCCGAGCGCATGAGCGACGAAGCCAAGCTGGCCAACGTGCGCAACGAGCTGACCGCGCTGGAGCGGACCTGGATGGCGCACCCGGCCGCCGGCAGCGACATCGTCCGCCTGCGCGCCGAGCTCAAGGCCGTCAACGAGCGCCTGTGGGTGATCGAGGACGACATCCGCATCAAGGAGAAGGCGCAGGAGTTCGATGCCGAGTTCATCCGCCTGGCGCGCTCGGTCTATGTCGAGAACGACGTGCGCGCCCGGGTCAAGAAAGAGATCAACCTGGCGCTGGGCTCGACCTACGTGGAAGAGAAGTCCTACCAGGACTACGGCACCGGCGCGTTCTGA
- a CDS encoding PoNe immunity protein domain-containing protein codes for MTPTPFQQRRRQPLLNEDYYLFYNDHVRTHTMADIEHALLHGELSDEMRWLEYRRKADELYEMMVRDYTAGQPIGEFRERLGAVVAAYQDAAHFNRIFENEPAMPLFDFRYKDDYVRVVDLVSLPILLHREDLIPAVYSLFKGGAPDENDALIEDLLGKYLPDRPYLEDSYQPVPYGILLDATAQTPMEEKQEDIALFLDAWYPAMQGVGWYDCHKHQSPDGAGGHFGYWTFDAAAVAYLYEVDDTPFREHPHYPKDLADFARSMPRAKI; via the coding sequence ATGACCCCGACACCTTTCCAGCAACGGCGCCGCCAGCCGTTGTTGAACGAAGACTATTACCTGTTCTACAACGACCATGTCCGCACTCACACGATGGCGGACATCGAGCACGCGCTGCTCCATGGCGAGTTGTCGGATGAGATGCGCTGGCTCGAATACCGCCGCAAGGCGGATGAGTTGTACGAAATGATGGTGCGCGACTACACCGCGGGCCAGCCGATCGGCGAGTTTCGCGAACGGCTCGGCGCCGTCGTCGCGGCCTACCAGGACGCGGCTCATTTCAACCGCATCTTCGAAAACGAACCGGCGATGCCGCTGTTCGACTTCCGCTACAAGGACGACTACGTGCGCGTGGTGGATCTGGTGTCGCTGCCGATTCTTCTGCATCGCGAAGACCTGATCCCCGCCGTGTATTCCTTGTTCAAGGGCGGCGCCCCGGACGAAAACGATGCCTTGATCGAGGACCTCCTGGGCAAGTACCTGCCCGATCGGCCGTATCTGGAGGACAGCTATCAGCCGGTGCCCTACGGCATCTTGCTCGATGCGACCGCGCAAACGCCGATGGAGGAAAAGCAGGAAGACATCGCGTTGTTTCTGGATGCGTGGTATCCGGCCATGCAGGGCGTGGGCTGGTACGACTGCCACAAGCACCAGTCGCCGGACGGCGCCGGCGGTCATTTCGGCTATTGGACCTTCGATGCGGCGGCGGTGGCGTATCTGTACGAGGTGGACGACACACCGTTCCGCGAGCATCCGCACTACCCGAAGGATCTGGCCGATTTCGCGCGCTCGATGCCGCGCGCGAAGATTTGA
- a CDS encoding NADAR family protein, whose amino-acid sequence MSPRSLDQLTTALDDGAAFDYLCFWGHRIAPGKVGKSCFSQWYPAPFEIEGLRYTTAEHWMMAGKARLFGDEAMHAKIAASDDPAQVKALGRKIAGFDEARWVQHRYAIVVAGNQAKFAQNPALGEFLLATGEQVLVEASPVDPIWGIGLAADDPDATRPERWRGLNLLGFALMDVRDRLRATN is encoded by the coding sequence ATGTCGCCCCGCTCTTTGGATCAACTCACCACCGCGCTCGATGACGGCGCCGCATTCGATTACCTGTGCTTCTGGGGCCATCGCATCGCGCCGGGCAAGGTCGGCAAAAGCTGCTTCAGCCAGTGGTATCCGGCGCCGTTCGAGATCGAGGGGCTGCGTTACACCACCGCCGAACATTGGATGATGGCCGGCAAAGCGCGCCTGTTCGGCGACGAAGCCATGCACGCGAAGATCGCCGCCAGCGACGACCCGGCCCAAGTCAAGGCGTTGGGCCGCAAGATCGCCGGCTTCGACGAAGCGCGCTGGGTCCAGCACCGATACGCGATCGTGGTCGCCGGCAATCAGGCCAAGTTCGCGCAGAACCCGGCGCTGGGCGAGTTTTTGCTCGCGACCGGCGAGCAGGTATTGGTCGAGGCCAGCCCGGTCGATCCGATCTGGGGCATCGGCCTGGCCGCGGACGATCCGGATGCGACCCGGCCGGAGCGCTGGCGCGGGCTCAACCTGCTCGGCTTCGCACTGATGGACGTACGCGATCGCTTGCGCGCAACGAACTGA
- a CDS encoding glycosyltransferase family 9 protein: MAQSSLSASPAICLLRLSALGDVTHVVPLVRTLRAARPRASITWVIGKGERRLLEGLEGVDFLEYDKKSGLAGMRALRRALRERPLPGGRFDVLLQMQVAARANLLSAFIPAERRVGYDRSRSKDLHGLFVNERIPDRPGIHVLDAIGSFCEPLGLRQTEVIWDLPVPEEAREWARAQWPLDTVPTLLISPCSSHTLRNWRPERYAAVADHAAQRGWRVVMCGGRSQLERDTTDAIVAAMKHPALDLVGKDTLKQLPALLERGQLLMTPDSGPMHIANAMGTKVLGLHAASNPARSGPYSDLRYCADRYDDAARKYLGKSASEIAWGTKIEHDGVMDLITVDDGIAAFERYVADHPAV, encoded by the coding sequence GTGGCCCAATCGTCTCTCAGCGCCTCCCCCGCGATCTGCCTGCTGCGCCTGTCGGCGCTGGGCGATGTCACCCACGTCGTGCCGCTGGTGCGCACCTTGCGCGCGGCGCGGCCGCGGGCCTCGATCACCTGGGTGATCGGCAAGGGCGAGCGGCGCCTGCTGGAAGGCCTGGAAGGCGTGGATTTCCTCGAATACGACAAGAAAAGCGGCCTGGCCGGCATGCGCGCCCTGCGCCGCGCCCTGCGCGAGCGGCCGCTGCCGGGCGGGCGCTTCGACGTACTGCTGCAAATGCAGGTGGCCGCGCGCGCCAACCTGCTGTCGGCGTTCATCCCGGCCGAGCGCCGGGTCGGCTACGACCGCTCGCGCTCGAAGGATCTGCACGGCCTGTTCGTCAACGAGCGCATTCCCGACCGTCCGGGCATCCACGTGCTCGACGCGATCGGCAGCTTCTGCGAGCCGCTGGGCCTGCGCCAGACCGAAGTGATCTGGGACCTGCCGGTGCCCGAGGAGGCGCGCGAATGGGCGCGCGCGCAGTGGCCGCTCGACACTGTGCCGACTTTGCTGATTTCGCCGTGTTCCAGCCACACCCTGCGCAACTGGCGGCCCGAGCGCTACGCCGCGGTCGCCGACCACGCCGCCCAGCGCGGCTGGCGCGTGGTGATGTGCGGCGGGCGCAGCCAGCTCGAACGCGACACCACCGATGCGATTGTCGCCGCGATGAAACATCCGGCCCTGGATCTGGTCGGCAAGGACACGCTGAAGCAACTGCCGGCGCTGCTGGAGCGCGGCCAGTTGCTGATGACGCCCGATTCGGGCCCGATGCACATCGCCAACGCCATGGGCACCAAGGTGCTGGGCCTGCACGCGGCCAGCAACCCGGCGCGCAGCGGCCCCTACAGCGATCTGCGCTACTGCGCCGACCGCTACGACGACGCCGCGCGCAAGTATCTGGGCAAGTCCGCGAGCGAGATCGCCTGGGGCACCAAGATCGAACACGACGGGGTCATGGACCTGATCACGGTCGACGACGGCATCGCCGCGTTCGAGCGCTACGTGGCCGATCATCCGGCCGTTTGA
- a CDS encoding 3-deoxy-D-manno-octulosonic acid kinase, translating into MTGYDAAEGLTPYRDDSGYGAILFDRQRVQQAVPEWFSPAHWGEKARPVDSGGRGGAWFVDAPFGQAVLRRYLRGGLVARFNRDRYWWRGANLTRSFAEFRLTRQLARKGLPVPVPIAAWYRRDGLHYYAAILIERLNDVRSLADRAAVAGDGAPWEEVGRLIARCHRAGLDHADLNATNLLFDTAGRGWVIDLDRGAIRIPATAWRERNLARLKRSLLKLRGSRSPAEVERDFARLRAAYDRAWERGY; encoded by the coding sequence ATGACGGGTTATGACGCCGCTGAGGGATTGACGCCGTACCGCGACGATAGCGGTTACGGCGCGATTCTGTTCGACCGCCAGCGGGTGCAGCAAGCCGTGCCGGAGTGGTTCTCGCCCGCGCATTGGGGCGAAAAGGCGCGTCCGGTGGACAGCGGCGGCCGCGGCGGCGCCTGGTTCGTCGATGCGCCGTTCGGCCAGGCCGTGCTGCGGCGCTACCTGCGCGGCGGGCTGGTGGCGCGCTTCAACCGCGACCGCTACTGGTGGCGCGGCGCCAATCTCACCCGCAGCTTCGCCGAGTTCCGCCTGACCCGCCAGCTCGCGCGCAAGGGCCTGCCGGTGCCGGTGCCGATCGCCGCCTGGTACCGCCGCGACGGCCTGCATTACTACGCCGCGATCCTGATCGAGCGCCTCAACGACGTGCGCTCGCTGGCCGACCGAGCCGCGGTCGCCGGCGACGGCGCGCCGTGGGAGGAGGTCGGCCGGCTGATCGCGCGCTGCCACCGCGCCGGCCTGGACCATGCCGACCTCAACGCGACCAATCTGCTGTTCGACACCGCCGGCCGCGGCTGGGTGATCGACCTGGACCGCGGCGCGATCCGCATTCCGGCCACCGCCTGGCGCGAACGCAACCTGGCCCGGCTCAAGCGCTCGCTGCTGAAATTGCGCGGCTCGCGCAGCCCAGCCGAGGTCGAGCGCGACTTCGCTCGCCTGCGCGCGGCCTATGACCGCGCCTGGGAACGTGGTTACTAG
- a CDS encoding MBL fold metallo-hydrolase, giving the protein MTWRLRLHGVGNASAVELGSAMATLERDGEPWLTVDCGGEGLTAFLAQYGRMPEALFLTHTHMDHIAGFERLFVAHYFDQARRGKPKLYIPAPIVPLLQQRVADYPNVLAEGGVNFWDAFQLIPVSGHFWHRGLRMEVFATRHHWPDTAFGLRLRGSAVWTGDTRPIPEALAKYADQGELIAHDCALHGNPSHSGIEDLEREYPRELLNRCLLYHYGSREEGDALAARGYRVGRPGEVVDLAEPTAQQVRIA; this is encoded by the coding sequence ATGACTTGGCGGCTGCGTCTGCACGGTGTCGGCAATGCCTCGGCGGTGGAACTGGGTTCGGCGATGGCGACCCTGGAGCGCGACGGCGAGCCCTGGCTGACCGTCGATTGCGGCGGCGAAGGCCTGACCGCCTTCCTCGCCCAGTACGGGCGCATGCCCGAGGCCTTGTTCCTCACCCACACCCACATGGACCACATCGCCGGCTTCGAGCGGCTGTTCGTGGCGCATTACTTCGACCAGGCCCGGCGCGGCAAGCCGAAGCTCTACATCCCCGCGCCGATCGTGCCGCTGCTGCAGCAGCGCGTGGCCGATTACCCCAACGTGCTGGCCGAGGGCGGGGTGAATTTCTGGGACGCGTTCCAGCTGATCCCGGTCAGCGGCCATTTCTGGCATCGCGGCCTGCGCATGGAAGTGTTCGCGACCCGTCACCACTGGCCCGACACCGCCTTCGGCCTGCGCCTGCGCGGCAGCGCGGTGTGGACCGGCGACACCCGGCCGATTCCCGAGGCGCTGGCCAAATACGCCGACCAGGGCGAGCTGATCGCCCACGACTGCGCCCTGCACGGCAACCCCTCGCACAGCGGCATCGAGGACCTGGAGCGCGAATACCCGCGCGAACTGCTGAACCGGTGCCTGCTTTACCACTACGGCAGCCGCGAGGAAGGCGACGCGCTGGCCGCGCGGGGGTATCGTGTCGGCAGGCCCGGCGAGGTCGTGGATCTCGCCGAACCCACCGCCCAGCAGGTGCGCATTGCTTGA
- the moaA gene encoding GTP 3',8-cyclase MoaA, with protein sequence MNAVPGLPPSSLPLDRHGRPLRDLRLSVIEACNFRCPYCMPAERVADDYGLDAAARLSFEEIEALVRGFVRIGVTKLRLTGGEPLLRKRLPELIERLARIDSLDDLALTTNGSLLARQARALREAGLRRLTVSLDALAPDLFRRLSGGRGEIADVLAGIAAAQEAGFDSLKINCVIQRGVNEDQVLPLAEHFRGSGHVLRFIEYMDVGNCNGWSEQGVVTSQELRDRLHARWPMRALDANYRGEVASRYAYLDGRGEIGFVSSISAPFCGDCHRSRVSADGRLYTCLFAAEGTDLRPALAHGEAAFAQRLAELWSRRNDRYSELRAMDAPRSKRHVEMFLIGG encoded by the coding sequence GTGAACGCCGTCCCCGGTCTGCCGCCTTCGTCCTTGCCGCTGGATCGGCACGGCAGGCCGCTGCGCGACCTGCGTTTGTCGGTAATCGAGGCCTGCAACTTCCGTTGCCCCTACTGCATGCCCGCCGAGCGCGTAGCGGACGACTACGGCCTGGACGCGGCGGCGCGGCTGAGCTTCGAGGAAATCGAGGCCCTGGTGCGCGGTTTCGTCCGCATCGGCGTGACCAAGCTGCGCCTGACCGGCGGCGAGCCCCTGCTGCGCAAGCGCCTGCCCGAGCTGATCGAACGGCTGGCGCGGATCGACAGCCTGGACGATCTGGCCCTGACCACCAACGGCTCGCTGCTCGCGCGCCAGGCCCGCGCGCTGCGCGAGGCCGGCCTGCGGCGCCTGACTGTGAGCCTGGACGCGCTGGCTCCGGACCTGTTCCGGCGCCTGTCCGGCGGCCGCGGCGAAATCGCCGACGTGCTGGCTGGCATCGCGGCCGCGCAGGAGGCGGGCTTCGATTCGCTGAAGATCAACTGCGTGATCCAGCGCGGCGTCAACGAAGACCAGGTGTTGCCGCTGGCCGAGCATTTTCGCGGCAGCGGTCACGTGCTGCGTTTCATCGAATACATGGACGTGGGCAACTGCAACGGCTGGAGCGAGCAGGGCGTGGTGACCTCGCAGGAACTGCGCGACCGCCTGCACGCGCGCTGGCCCATGCGCGCGCTCGACGCCAACTACCGCGGCGAAGTCGCCTCGCGCTACGCCTATCTCGACGGCCGGGGCGAAATCGGCTTCGTGTCCTCGATCAGCGCGCCGTTCTGCGGCGACTGCCACCGCTCGCGCGTATCCGCCGACGGCCGCCTCTACACCTGTTTGTTCGCCGCCGAAGGCACGGACCTGCGGCCCGCGCTCGCCCACGGCGAAGCCGCCTTCGCCCAGCGCCTGGCCGAACTGTGGTCGCGCCGCAACGACCGCTACAGCGAACTGCGCGCGATGGACGCGCCGCGCTCGAAGCGGCATGTGGAGATGTTCTTGATTGGCGGTTGA
- a CDS encoding phytanoyl-CoA dioxygenase family protein, with protein sequence MTPPALASDGFLTISAALPAATLAQIAAQPGIADESDSDAGTRNLLTQSWCRALAAVLRERLLDAKVLQADNAAVQCTLFRKSHATNWKVALHQDLSIPVAQRVEHPQLQAWSKKEGGHFVQPPVALLQRLMAVRLHVDPCGPGDGPLRVIPGSHRHGKLDAAHAAALRQEYGETECTAQPGDLLIMQPLLLHASSKAIEPSGRRRVLHFLFGPHDPGFGLRWSTAI encoded by the coding sequence ATGACGCCCCCAGCATTGGCATCCGACGGTTTCCTGACGATAAGCGCCGCGCTCCCCGCAGCGACGCTTGCGCAGATCGCCGCGCAGCCCGGGATCGCCGACGAAAGCGATTCGGACGCAGGCACACGCAATCTGTTGACCCAATCCTGGTGCCGCGCCCTGGCCGCCGTCCTGCGCGAACGACTGCTCGATGCGAAGGTACTGCAGGCCGACAACGCCGCCGTGCAATGCACGCTGTTTCGCAAGAGCCACGCCACCAACTGGAAGGTCGCCTTGCACCAGGATCTCTCGATTCCGGTCGCGCAACGCGTCGAGCACCCGCAGTTGCAGGCATGGTCGAAGAAAGAAGGCGGCCACTTCGTTCAGCCACCGGTCGCGCTGTTGCAGCGCCTCATGGCGGTGCGTCTGCACGTGGACCCCTGCGGCCCCGGCGACGGCCCGCTGCGCGTGATTCCCGGCTCGCACCGCCACGGCAAACTGGACGCAGCGCACGCCGCGGCCTTGCGCCAGGAGTACGGCGAGACTGAATGCACCGCGCAGCCCGGCGATCTGCTTATCATGCAACCGTTGCTGCTGCATGCCTCGTCCAAGGCGATCGAACCCTCGGGGCGGCGGCGCGTTCTGCACTTTCTGTTCGGCCCGCACGATCCCGGGTTCGGACTGCGTTGGAGTACCGCGATTTGA
- the moaC gene encoding cyclic pyranopterin monophosphate synthase MoaC: MVDVSDKTVTAREAVAQCRVRFPVAVAAQLRASGLKSKKGAVIDTAIIAGTMAVKRTHELIPFCHPLPIDGCRFSVDWDGDNALMIECAVKTTHRTGVEMEALTGATVAALTVYDMCKALSHAIVLGPAKLLGKRGGKRDFGKRDPGRGAGKGA, translated from the coding sequence ATGGTCGATGTGTCGGACAAGACCGTCACCGCGCGCGAAGCGGTCGCGCAATGCCGCGTGCGTTTTCCCGTCGCGGTCGCCGCGCAGTTGCGCGCCAGCGGGCTGAAGAGCAAGAAAGGCGCGGTGATCGACACCGCGATCATCGCCGGAACCATGGCGGTCAAGCGCACCCACGAGCTGATTCCGTTCTGCCATCCGCTGCCGATCGACGGCTGCCGTTTTTCCGTCGATTGGGACGGCGACAACGCGCTGATGATCGAATGCGCGGTCAAGACCACCCATCGCACCGGCGTGGAAATGGAAGCGCTGACCGGCGCGACGGTCGCGGCGCTGACGGTATACGACATGTGCAAGGCCTTGTCGCATGCGATCGTGCTCGGGCCGGCGAAGCTGCTCGGCAAGCGCGGCGGCAAGCGCGACTTCGGCAAGCGCGATCCCGGCCGCGGCGCGGGGAAGGGCGCATGA
- a CDS encoding MoaD/ThiS family protein — MSRLTVLYFASLRDAAGVASESVEADARDLRGLYESLRARHGFALPVERLRVAVDGAFARWDEAPRAGSEVAFIPPVSGG; from the coding sequence ATGAGCCGGCTGACCGTGTTGTATTTCGCCAGCCTGCGCGACGCCGCCGGCGTCGCCAGCGAGTCGGTCGAGGCCGATGCGCGCGACCTGCGCGGGCTGTACGAATCGCTGCGCGCCCGTCACGGTTTCGCGCTGCCGGTCGAGCGCCTGCGCGTGGCCGTGGACGGCGCGTTCGCGCGCTGGGACGAAGCGCCGCGCGCGGGCAGCGAAGTCGCTTTCATTCCGCCGGTTTCGGGAGGCTGA
- a CDS encoding molybdenum cofactor biosynthesis protein MoaE, with protein MQRFALSEVPFEIAPLRERLLSAHAGAYASFEGWVRDHHGGRAVAGLRYESYAALAQSEGDKIMAEAIERFAIVDACCVHRVGDLAIGELAVWVGVSAAHRDAAFAACRFIIDETKGRVPIWKHERYADGDADWLHPTAPA; from the coding sequence ATGCAGCGATTCGCCTTGTCCGAGGTGCCGTTCGAGATTGCGCCGCTGCGCGAACGATTGCTCAGCGCGCATGCCGGCGCCTATGCCAGCTTCGAGGGCTGGGTGCGCGATCACCACGGCGGCCGCGCGGTCGCCGGACTGCGTTACGAGAGTTATGCCGCCCTGGCCCAGAGCGAGGGCGACAAGATCATGGCCGAGGCGATCGAGCGCTTCGCCATCGTCGATGCGTGCTGCGTGCATCGCGTCGGCGATCTGGCGATCGGCGAACTCGCGGTGTGGGTCGGCGTCAGCGCCGCGCATCGCGACGCGGCCTTCGCCGCCTGCCGTTTCATCATCGATGAGACCAAGGGGCGGGTGCCGATCTGGAAGCATGAGCGCTATGCCGACGGCGATGCGGATTGGCTGCATCCAACCGCACCCGCGTAA
- a CDS encoding YncE family protein produces the protein MSRALCLSLLLCAALPAVSGEILVGNKAADTVWRLSLDDGRKLGEFPTNRAPHEIVVNHAGSVALVANYGGGDKPGNSLSVLDLRGGAAPRIIDLGRHGRPHGLRLLPGDREALATTEASQHLIRIDIASGKIVAEIPLGEGKGHMVAIAADGKTAYVTKVDRGTVSRIDLGDNTKTDEVDAGKGAEGVAVRPGSGEVWVSNREAGTVTVHDPRTLAIRATLPSPGFPIRVAFTADGRQALVSNARAATLSVFDAKRKKVLATVELTRAGAEYRDTMLGRAALPIGVVADPKRPRVYVAISGGDEIAVIDRKTWKPVAQWKTGREPDALALSFGGD, from the coding sequence ATGTCCCGTGCGCTGTGTCTTTCCTTGCTGCTGTGCGCTGCCTTGCCCGCGGTGTCGGGCGAGATTTTGGTCGGCAACAAAGCCGCCGACACGGTCTGGCGTCTGTCGCTGGACGACGGCCGCAAGCTTGGCGAATTTCCGACCAATCGGGCGCCGCATGAGATCGTGGTCAATCACGCCGGCAGCGTCGCCCTGGTCGCCAATTACGGCGGCGGCGACAAGCCCGGCAACAGTTTGAGCGTGCTCGATCTGCGTGGCGGCGCGGCGCCGCGGATCATCGATCTGGGCCGGCACGGCCGTCCGCACGGCCTGCGCCTCCTGCCCGGCGACCGCGAAGCGTTGGCGACCACCGAGGCGTCGCAGCATCTGATCCGCATCGATATCGCCAGCGGCAAGATCGTCGCCGAGATTCCGCTGGGCGAGGGCAAGGGCCACATGGTCGCGATCGCCGCCGACGGCAAGACCGCGTATGTGACCAAGGTCGATCGAGGCACCGTCAGCCGCATCGATCTGGGCGACAACACCAAGACGGACGAAGTCGATGCCGGCAAAGGCGCGGAAGGCGTCGCGGTGCGCCCGGGCAGCGGCGAGGTCTGGGTCAGCAACCGCGAGGCCGGCACGGTGACCGTGCACGATCCGCGCACGCTGGCGATCCGGGCGACCTTGCCCAGTCCGGGATTCCCGATCCGCGTCGCCTTTACCGCCGATGGTCGCCAGGCCTTGGTGAGCAATGCGCGCGCGGCGACCTTGTCGGTGTTCGATGCGAAGCGCAAGAAAGTCTTGGCGACGGTGGAGCTGACCCGCGCCGGCGCCGAGTATCGCGACACCATGCTCGGCCGCGCGGCGCTGCCGATCGGCGTGGTCGCCGATCCGAAGCGGCCGCGGGTGTATGTGGCGATCAGCGGCGGCGATGAGATCGCGGTGATCGATCGCAAGACCTGGAAGCCGGTGGCGCAGTGGAAGACCGGGCGCGAGCCGGATGCGCTGGCGTTGTCGTTCGGCGGCGACTGA